One Curtobacterium herbarum genomic window carries:
- the atpE gene encoding ATP synthase F0 subunit C — translation MDATTVLAEINGNIATVGYGLAAIGPAIGVGIVVGKTIESVARQPELQGRLTTLMYIGIAFTEALAFIGIATYFIFTN, via the coding sequence GTGGACGCAACGACCGTTCTCGCGGAGATCAACGGCAACATCGCGACGGTTGGCTACGGCCTCGCTGCGATCGGCCCGGCCATCGGCGTCGGCATCGTCGTCGGCAAGACCATCGAGTCCGTGGCCCGCCAGCCCGAACTCCAGGGTCGCCTCACCACCCTCATGTACATCGGTATCGCCTTCACCGAGGCCCTTGCCTTCATCGGCATCGCGACGTACTTCATCTTCACCAACTAA
- a CDS encoding MraY family glycosyltransferase, translating into MKFYMLAGVISAVVSFLVSWLVWKLGVKYKWYPKVRERDVHRTPTPRLGGIAMFLGVIVSLLCAWFLFPAIAGQDYFRLVFAEPGRVLAVLAGATIIVVLGVADDIWDLDWMTKLAGQIIAAGILAWQGVAIVSLPIGNTLGVGSSYMSLIFTVLAVVLVMNAVNFIDGLDGLVAGVAIIAGGVFFLYTFFINRVVVETEFFFNLPSLLTAVLVGACAGFLVLNWHPAKLFMGDAGALLVGFLMATSAVSITGNIDPAAVRTRTDLLPAFIPILLPFAILVVPILDFALAVVRRVSAGKSPFSADRKHLHHRLLDMGHSHFHAVLIFYAWTATVAFGCLLFLFVNWWWVTAFVAVGFTVCAIATFAPLGRKRVEIAAQTTARRGGAVDASLDPLDRAAAVRDPHASHPSRPNPGDPS; encoded by the coding sequence GTGAAGTTCTACATGCTCGCCGGGGTCATCTCGGCGGTCGTGAGCTTCCTGGTCAGCTGGCTCGTCTGGAAGCTCGGCGTCAAGTACAAGTGGTACCCGAAGGTCCGCGAACGGGACGTGCACCGCACCCCGACGCCGCGGCTCGGCGGCATCGCGATGTTCCTCGGCGTCATCGTCTCGCTGCTCTGCGCGTGGTTCCTCTTCCCCGCCATCGCGGGTCAGGACTACTTCCGGCTGGTCTTCGCCGAACCAGGACGCGTGTTGGCCGTCCTGGCCGGGGCCACGATCATCGTGGTGCTCGGCGTCGCGGACGACATCTGGGACCTCGACTGGATGACGAAGCTCGCGGGCCAGATCATCGCGGCGGGGATCCTGGCGTGGCAGGGCGTCGCGATCGTGTCCCTGCCGATCGGCAACACGCTCGGCGTCGGCTCGTCCTACATGAGCCTGATCTTTACCGTGCTCGCCGTCGTCCTGGTGATGAACGCGGTGAACTTCATCGACGGCCTGGACGGTCTGGTCGCCGGCGTCGCGATCATCGCCGGCGGGGTGTTCTTCCTCTACACGTTCTTCATCAACCGCGTGGTCGTCGAGACCGAGTTCTTCTTCAACCTGCCGTCGCTGCTGACCGCGGTGCTCGTCGGTGCCTGTGCGGGGTTCCTCGTGCTCAACTGGCACCCGGCGAAGCTGTTCATGGGGGACGCCGGGGCGCTGCTCGTCGGTTTCCTGATGGCGACCAGCGCCGTCTCGATCACCGGCAACATCGACCCGGCGGCGGTCCGGACCCGCACCGACCTGCTGCCGGCGTTCATCCCGATCCTGCTGCCGTTCGCGATCTTGGTCGTGCCGATCCTGGACTTCGCCCTCGCCGTGGTCCGTCGCGTCAGTGCCGGCAAGTCGCCGTTCTCGGCCGACCGGAAGCACCTGCACCACCGGCTGCTCGACATGGGGCACTCGCACTTCCACGCGGTGCTGATCTTCTACGCGTGGACCGCCACCGTCGCCTTCGGGTGCCTGCTGTTCCTCTTCGTCAACTGGTGGTGGGTCACGGCCTTCGTCGCCGTCGGCTTCACCGTCTGCGCGATCGCGACGTTCGCGCCGCTCGGCCGCAAGCGTGTCGAGATCGCCGCGCAGACGACCGCCCGACGCGGGGGAGCGGTGGACGCCAGCCTCGACCCGCTCGACCGCGCCGCGGCGGTCCGCGACCCGCACGCCAGCCACCCGTCCCGCCCGAACCCTGGAGACCCCTCGTGA
- a CDS encoding F0F1 ATP synthase subunit B: MQTALIIAAEETHNPLIPPVYDIVWSAVAFVIIFIVMWRVVTPRITKMLDERTEAIEGGIKKAEAAQEQAAAALDEYNKQLADARAEASRIREQARADATAIGNEVREQASADAARITANAQAQIEAERQSALQSLRSEVGTLALGLASGVIGQSLQDDAKATAVVDRFLADLESSQGAQTAAGTEH, from the coding sequence ATGCAGACTGCACTCATCATCGCGGCGGAGGAAACGCACAATCCGCTGATCCCACCGGTGTACGACATCGTGTGGTCCGCGGTGGCCTTCGTCATCATCTTCATCGTGATGTGGCGTGTCGTCACGCCGCGGATCACGAAGATGCTCGATGAGCGCACCGAGGCCATCGAAGGCGGCATCAAGAAGGCCGAAGCCGCCCAGGAACAGGCCGCAGCTGCGCTCGACGAGTACAACAAGCAGCTGGCTGACGCGCGTGCCGAGGCATCGCGCATCCGTGAGCAGGCCCGTGCCGACGCCACCGCGATCGGCAATGAGGTCCGCGAGCAGGCCAGCGCCGACGCCGCACGCATCACCGCGAACGCCCAGGCGCAGATCGAGGCAGAGCGCCAGAGCGCGCTCCAGTCGCTCCGCTCCGAGGTCGGCACGCTCGCACTCGGCCTCGCGTCGGGTGTCATCGGCCAGTCCCTCCAGGACGACGCCAAGGCGACCGCCGTCGTCGACCGCTTCCTCGCCGACCTCGAGTCGTCGCAGGGTGCCCAGACGGCGGCCGGAACGGAGCACTGA
- the atpB gene encoding F0F1 ATP synthase subunit A, which yields MRAPTQETALLSHALPLSLIAAGNPVAAGSSKAAEFHGPSINEFFPDPIFFAGTPIEMDRIVLIRFFAVAVLLVFAFAGTRALKLVPNRGQAFIEYAFDVVRRNTFDNLGEKDGKRFLPLLATIFFGVLFMNLTGLVPFMNIAGTSRIAMPMILAIVAYVAFIYAGLRKHPGTFLRNSLFPPGVPWPLYIIVTPIELVSTFVLRPITLTLRLLMNMVVGHLLLVLFFSATWFFFFDAESLFKLFGVGTLAFGIAFSFFEVLVGLLQAYVFMLLTAVYIQLALADEH from the coding sequence GTGCGCGCCCCGACACAGGAGACAGCGCTGCTATCCCACGCTCTTCCCCTGTCCCTCATCGCTGCGGGTAACCCCGTCGCGGCGGGGAGCAGCAAGGCCGCCGAGTTCCATGGTCCGTCGATCAACGAGTTCTTCCCGGACCCGATCTTCTTCGCCGGCACGCCGATCGAGATGGACCGCATCGTCCTCATCCGCTTCTTCGCGGTGGCCGTGCTCCTCGTCTTCGCATTCGCCGGAACGCGCGCGCTCAAGCTGGTCCCCAACCGTGGACAGGCATTCATCGAGTACGCCTTCGACGTCGTCCGTCGGAACACCTTCGACAACCTGGGTGAGAAGGACGGCAAGCGCTTCCTGCCGCTCCTCGCGACGATCTTCTTCGGCGTCCTGTTCATGAACCTCACGGGACTCGTCCCGTTCATGAACATCGCCGGTACCAGCCGCATCGCCATGCCGATGATCCTGGCGATCGTCGCCTACGTCGCGTTCATCTACGCCGGCCTCCGCAAGCACCCGGGCACGTTCCTCCGGAACTCGCTCTTCCCGCCCGGGGTGCCGTGGCCGCTGTACATCATCGTGACGCCGATCGAGCTCGTCTCCACCTTCGTGCTCCGTCCGATCACGCTGACGCTGCGACTCCTGATGAACATGGTCGTGGGGCACCTGCTCCTCGTCCTGTTCTTCTCGGCGACGTGGTTCTTCTTCTTCGACGCGGAGAGCCTCTTCAAGTTGTTCGGTGTCGGGACGCTCGCGTTCGGCATCGCCTTCAGCTTCTTCGAAGTCCTCGTCGGGTTGCTCCAGGCGTACGTCTTCATGTTGCTGACGGCCGTCTACATCCAGCTCGCGCTGGCTGACGAGCACTGA
- a CDS encoding L-threonylcarbamoyladenylate synthase has product MASRYDCSDPDGLLTGMRLARAALGRGELVVVPTDTVYGVAADAFSAQAVQRLLDAKGRTRQSPPPVLIPGVATMDALASEVPEQVRRLVDEFWPGGLTVILRAQPSLDWDLGETRGTVALRMPDSRIALELLQEVGPLAVSSANSTGDPAAMDIDAAERMLGDSIAVYLDGGAVPVHEGTAASTGSTIVDATGLAAGDGLRIVRHGVISDDEIRRVVGDDLVR; this is encoded by the coding sequence ATGGCTTCCCGATACGACTGCTCCGACCCCGACGGGCTCCTCACCGGGATGCGGCTCGCCCGAGCCGCCCTCGGTCGCGGTGAACTCGTCGTCGTGCCCACCGACACCGTGTACGGCGTCGCCGCGGACGCGTTCAGCGCGCAGGCCGTGCAGCGCCTGCTCGACGCGAAGGGCCGGACACGCCAGTCGCCGCCGCCGGTGCTCATCCCGGGCGTGGCGACGATGGACGCCCTCGCCAGCGAGGTGCCCGAGCAGGTCCGGCGACTCGTCGACGAGTTCTGGCCGGGCGGACTCACGGTGATCCTCCGGGCGCAGCCGTCGCTCGACTGGGACCTCGGCGAGACGCGCGGCACGGTCGCGCTCCGGATGCCGGACTCGCGCATCGCCCTCGAGCTCCTGCAGGAGGTAGGGCCGCTCGCGGTGTCGTCCGCGAACTCGACCGGCGATCCGGCCGCGATGGACATCGACGCCGCCGAACGGATGCTCGGTGACAGCATCGCCGTGTACCTCGACGGGGGAGCGGTCCCCGTGCACGAGGGCACCGCCGCCTCGACCGGTTCCACGATCGTCGACGCCACCGGCCTCGCCGCGGGTGACGGGCTGCGGATCGTGCGCCACGGCGTGATCTCCGACGACGAGATCAGGCGGGTCGTCGGGGACGACCTCGTGCGGTGA
- a CDS encoding F0F1 ATP synthase subunit delta, translating into MRSATREAMTSTRAVLAELGSAVDLGVGAEIFASGRAIARASQLLNLLADPTADTAGKKVLIDRVFAGQSDATRAVLTAVAGSRWSSQGDLLAGIEDAAVRAVAATVDQSTSIEAELFAFETAVRSDAGLELALGTKLGSADQKGSLAERLLAGKVSQQTITIVSNLVQQPRGRRIGEIVRDASRIVADQADKLVATVITATPLSDDQAARVARGIAQRYGRDITVNRVVDPSVIGGVRVQVGGDVIDGTVATRLADLRLQLAG; encoded by the coding sequence ATGCGCAGCGCCACCCGCGAAGCGATGACGTCTACCAGGGCGGTGCTCGCCGAACTCGGCAGTGCCGTCGACCTGGGCGTCGGCGCGGAGATCTTCGCCTCCGGGCGAGCGATCGCCCGGGCGTCGCAGCTGCTCAACCTGCTCGCCGACCCGACCGCCGACACCGCTGGCAAGAAGGTCCTCATCGACCGCGTCTTCGCCGGGCAGAGCGACGCCACGCGCGCCGTCCTGACCGCCGTCGCCGGCTCGCGCTGGTCGTCGCAGGGTGACCTGCTCGCCGGCATCGAGGACGCAGCAGTGCGTGCCGTGGCCGCGACGGTCGACCAGTCCACCTCGATCGAGGCGGAACTGTTCGCCTTCGAGACCGCGGTCCGTTCGGACGCCGGACTCGAGCTCGCCCTCGGGACCAAGCTCGGCAGCGCCGACCAGAAGGGCTCCCTCGCGGAGCGCCTGCTGGCCGGCAAGGTGTCGCAGCAGACGATCACCATCGTGTCGAACCTCGTGCAGCAGCCCCGTGGCCGCCGCATCGGCGAGATCGTGCGTGACGCCTCCCGGATCGTCGCGGACCAGGCGGACAAGCTCGTCGCCACGGTCATCACGGCGACGCCGCTGTCCGACGACCAGGCGGCCCGCGTCGCCCGGGGGATCGCGCAGCGCTACGGACGGGACATCACCGTGAACCGCGTCGTCGACCCCTCGGTCATCGGCGGGGTCCGCGTGCAGGTCGGCGGCGACGTCATCGACGGCACCGTCGCGACGCGGCTCGCAGACCTCCGTCTGCAGCTCGCCGGCTGA